Genomic segment of Gilliamella apis:
CGTTTGTAACATAAATCCCAAATATTTTGCGCGTATAGTCGCTAATTCATTTACATCATTGCGTTGAATCACATCAGCAATATCGTAATTTTGATTATCAACTATAAGATGATAATGGCTAATTTCATCAGGTTGAAGAATCATACCAATCATTTCGAGTAAAGTACTTTTACCACAACCACTATCACCTTTAATGACAACAACTTGACCGGCTTTAACCGAAAGCTCTGGTAGGCAAACTTTAAAAAAAGATTTGCCTATCGGTCTGGAAATTACCAGATTATTAATAGTTAACATTTTTTATGGCAACATTTCTAATGGTACAGGATAGACATTTTCGCGCGGATCACTACCTTCAGATAATGAAATCCAACGATCAACATCAGCATTACATTTTTGATAATAACGAACTTTACTATTTAGATTACGGATAAACTTTTCTTGTTCAATTCCACTCATACTCTTCCATGTTTCTTGATCAAGACCAGTTACATCACTTTTATAAGGAATATTATCTAAATACTCGCCAAGTAAACCTAAATCAGCAATCTTAGTGACAGAATCTGATTTTAATTTATTTGGATCTTGTCCCATTGCAGCAGCAACAGAACGTAGTTGTGAAAACATATCATCAGCTGAAATTAATCCATCATTAGCTGCATTAGCTATCTTAGTCACAATATCACTCAAATCACTTAATTGCGATTTAGTTAACAAAATTCGTGGTTCCGCAGTTGGAATAGTCGGTTTAACAAAATCTTTATCAGCAATCCATGCTTTAAAAACAGTTGGCGCTTTAGTTCCTTTAGTATCACCTAGATAAGCTAATTGCATCGCCTTACTCAATAGTAAAGCATCTTTTAACATATCGGCATCATCATCTTTAGCATTAAGCGCATTACCAACTGATGATTCCCCTTTATAAGCTAATTTAACTTGTTCTGATAAAGCTTGTGCTAATGAATCGACTTTCTTTCCAAATTCATTAACATCACCAGCATTAACGGGATAATACAATGATTTATGAATAAAATCGTTATAAGTCAAATCAGAATATTGGGCAGCTGCTACTTGATGATCCTTTTCACCACTCGGTGTTTTTAAATGTAAAGCATAAATTGCAACTCCTTTATGCTGTGCTTCAAGTCGCAACTGGGCTGCATCCATTCCGGTACTTGAAAGTTTATCATCACCTGGAATAGCACTTGCATCGGTAATCAAAATCATATATCGAGCACCAAAGCTATTCCAATTAATATCATTTAATGCTTGAGATACACCTGCATAAGAGTCCTCAGCAAAATAAGCGGTGGATACAGATGCTTGTTTGAGTGAAGCACTTAATTTTTTAAAATCATCTTTATTTTTTACTTTATTTGGATCTGCAAAAACTTTACTGACAAATTCTAATTTATCTGAGGCTTTTAAACTTGAGCGAAACGAAATCAAACCAAATTTAACCTGATCTTGTAAATGTTCTTTTTCAATATGTTGATAAACTCTTTCCACTGCTTCCTTGGTTCTAGAAATATAAGGATCCATTGAAATAGTTGAATCGATAACAAATACAATAGCTGCCTTAAATGGGGCAACTTGATTAGTATTATCATCAGCAGACTGATTAGTCGACTTGTTATTATTTTTAACAACTGTTTCTTGTTTACTAACCGAAGCAACCTCTAAAATTCTTTCATAAAAGCCTTGGCCATTCATTACCTCTTCCCCCTGTAAGATAGGTAATAAATAGAAATTACTTTTAAAATCAATAAATTCTTTAGGTTCTTGTGCCACCACTTGTGGTGTGGTTTTATTTTCTTTTAGTGCATCACGAATAGGTTTTATTAATGTTTCTGGTTTATCAGCATCAACAATTGCTGATAAAGAGTCTCTATCTTTGAAAAATAATAAAGGATCACGTTCAACAGGATTAGTAAAAACTAAAGTCAGTTGCATATTCCAAGCAACAGCACAGGAATTATTAATCCAACCAACAGTTTTGCCATATGAATCAGGCCCCACATTCAACCATTCTTGATTATTTTCATTTTTCCGTTCATACACATAATAACGAGAAAAGGCAGGTACTGATTGACCAGTAGCATCATTAATATTTTTTTTTAACTCACAAGTTGGTGTACTCAAGACTCGCTGATAAAGCGTTGTTTTACCGGCTTGCTTTAATGGTTCTAAAGCCGAACTAACCAAAGGTAAGCAAGTCAGGCTAAATCCGAAAATCAATGTTGAAATTACTGTTTTTTTCATAGCTGCACCTTAATTATTTTTGTAATTCAGCTAACCGTTCTTTAGCCAACTCGTTATTTGGATCATTATTTAATGACGTTTCATACCAATAAATTGCCGTTTCTTTATCTGCCTTGAAGCACTGGTTATCTTGATAAAACTTCACATCGTATTCTTTCGCATAAAGTAAGGCCACTTTGGCATTCAATAAAGATTGATTGGCATATAAACGTTGTGCGATATTACATTTATTAGCTTGTTTAGCCTGATTTATGACATCAATTACTGCACCAGCATCTGGTTTACTCTGTAAACATTGTTGAATAAAAGATAAATCATCAGTTGTTGCATTAGCAATATTACATTGACTATTACTTTGAGTTAGAGAAGTTAAAGGATTTTTATCTTGAGAAAATAAAAAATACCATACTGCAAAGCCAATCCCAGCTAAAGTCAGTAGAATGACAAAAATGATAATAATCAACCCTAATTTACTTTTTGCTTTAGTGGGTTGTGAAGCTGACACCTCTTGTTGTGTTATCGTTGGTGTTGGCGTTACCTCTATTTCAGATTCCATTTCAGGTTCTACTATTACCTCATTTTCCATCCCAATTGTTTGTTCTTCGGTTTCAGGTTCTACAGGCTGAGAATCATCAGATTCAACAAGATTAGAAGCTACTTTATCCGACTCAAAGGTATTTTGCTTAGTCTCATCAGATATTGATAATTGGGTATTTAAAGCAGACGAAGGGAATACTGTTTCAGCAATATTTACCACCCCTCTATCAATATAGCTTTGATTCTGTTTATCACGAATTTCAGCAAGAAATCTAACACTATTTTCTTGAGATAACAGAGAATCAACTAGCCATTCATCAACGAGACCACTTAATTGCTCATTCTCGACAGACATGCTAGTTACAGTATGCCAATTTTTTTCTGGTCCCCATTGATTAAGACCGGACAAATAATAACCATCTTGGTTACGTTGAATAAGTATATCAATATCTGCACTACCACTCCATTTTTGCGCCAAAAACTTAGCAACACCCGGTTTATCGCCTTCTAATTCAATTCTTAATGCCATGATATCCTCTATTTCATCACTATGATTGTATTAATATTATTTTATGGATATTTCATATATGTAAGGTAGTTTTAAAAACCACCTTATTGTTATTAATAATTATTAAATTGTTGTTATTAAATATATTCACAATAATACTATTATAATTGTGATTCCTTAAAACAAGTTAAAATTTCACCAAGACGAGAGTTTTGTTCTTGGCTTATTTCACGACCAGCATGATGACCAACATTTTCTTGAGCAAGCGTCGCAAAGGCAATAAACCAATCAAATATAGCAAATTGAGAATAATTTTTGGTCTTATCATCAAGTACTGGCAATGGATGTGATAATTGACTTGAAAATTGAGTCAATGGCGATGAAAATATCGGCTTACCTTGATTAACTCGGCTATCAGGAATATCGTTTGTTTGCCCAGGAATAAAACCAAGCCATGCAATAAAGTCAGCCAATAACATATTAATAGAGCTAATCTGCCGAGACTCAAGCTCATCACGCTTACTGCCTACATTTTCATTAGCTAAAACTTTTTCAGTTAAGCTTGTTTCAAGTTTCAAACGGTTAGCACCAGTAATCAACTCTTCAACAATAAAAGAGAGTGCTTTCTGATCAATACTGAAAAATTGTAGAATATGTTTATCTAATACAATATTTCTTAAATGTTCTAGCCATGCAGTAAACACATTTTTAGCAAATTTTGATTCGCTTGCGATATTAGCAACTACCTGAGGTTGTAAAGGCGAATTTACTTCCGGAAAAAGTTCAAAATCGGTATTTAAGCCAAAATCATTTGAAGAATTATCGATTACGTCATCACCGCTAGTATTGCTGATATCATTATCCATATGGCTAGAATGATACAAAGCTCGAATAGTTTGATCCGGCAATTCTAAAACTTTAAGTAATTCACCTAATAATAATGCTTTTCCTTGTAGTTCTTTTACAACATTATTAATTATCTGTTTTTTCTTACCTAATTCTTCATCGCTACCAGCTTGATACCAAGTATCAAAACGTATATTGATAATATAATCAATTTGTTCATTAAGTTGTTCAACAATCCGCTGTTGTTTAACTTCAGTAATGGCGACTTGTTCTAAATACTGGCTAATTCGACCAATGCCACCATCATTTAATTGTAACATCGCATCCCACGCTTGATCAGGAGCGTTGACATACTCTTGAATATCCGGATTTTCAACAAATGTATTTTTCAACATTAACATTTCTTGTTGATAATTATCATTGTAGGATAATTCAACGTTTGCTTTAGCATCGACATTTAAAAATGGCACATCAAATCCTGGTTTACGTACCAAGAATACATTGTTAAATTTACCATCATTTGACCAATTGGATAGCCAATCATAACTACCAAAACGTTCTAAAATGGTCTGCTGTAATAAGCCACCTTTACCCCAGGTATTTCTTAAATTGTCTTGGGACAGTGACAATGATGCTCCAATTCGTTTATCAAACATCGTAATAGCCCATAGCAATCCAGCTTTTTTTGTTGCTCTTTTATCAGCTGTTTCGCCTTGGGTTTTATCAATCCATCTTTCTAATACTGGACCAACATCATTAACATCTGATTGTTTATCCGATGGCGTACAAACCACCAAAACATTCATCTCTTGGCTATCAGTATATTTCTCAAAAAGATAAGCAACTTTACCACGTAATAAAAGTTGAGCGATAGGATTACCCTCTTTGACATCAGAAATAGAAATTAAATTTAATCGACCTCGATATCCTGGAAAATCAAGCAGATCGACATTCTCAAAAGTAGGTACACGAGTTTTATTCACTAATGGGAAGATTAATTCTGCTGTTAAAAAGGCTAATTGCGCTAATGATATTGAAGTTGGCACTCCATTAAATGGCGTAACGGTTACCGATGAATCATTTTCAGTATTTAACCTTTCAAGCATATCAACATTCATGATGCTATCAATCTGCGACTTGGTACCATCACCATTGTCCTTGACTAACACGTTAAGGGGCGCATAAACGGTATTTACATGATTTAAGCTTGATAAGGTTGTCGCCAATTGAATATAAATTGCCGTAAGTTCACTGATACCACCCCATAACACAGAAAATAAAGTACCACGGTCGGTAATTGAAAGATAAGGTAGCAATGACATGGCTTTTTCCCAATAACCACCTTTCAATCCTTCAAGTGAATTGCCAAAATTTTCAGATAAATAATCATACAAATCAACGATATCATCTTCAGTTATACCGCCGGTATAATCGACTTGCTTTTTACTTTCGATACGTTGAATAAGTTGATTTAGCTCAGAAAACTCAACTTTATTGATAACTTTTTGCTGATCAAAATCTTTAAAATAGGCGTTAATCAGGATTTTAACAATTTCTATTTCTTGAAATAGTTTTAGCTCTAGTGGATAGTTGGCAATACCACCTTTAGCAGTACGACTAAATCTAGTAACAAGACCAGTAGCCTCTTTACCCCCGCCGACAGGATTGACGTGATCAATAAAATCTAAGATTTCATTATCAACCACTGTTTCAAGTTTTCCATTTTCACCTGCTGCTAATGCTGAAATAAGGTAAGATTTACCTGCTTGTGACAAACCAAAAAAACCGACCGCAACCGACTTAGTCGACACATCACCTAAACGTTTAGCACTATTACGTAATCGGCGTAGATCAAGAATTAAATTATCAGCTTCATTATGCAAACGCTTTGATGAGTCTCGGGTTTGATTGACCCATTCAATTGCCTGTGCTGATGCTTGATAAATCTGCTCCCAAGATTTAGGAAGTTGTTCGTTTAAATTTTTCATCGTTTTATCATTCCACTATCAAGCCAATATTGTGTGCTAATTAAGCCAGAATTTACCATTGTATTCAGACTAAGCTTTATATCCTTGGTTTTACTGCAAGCACGTCCATCTGAAGCTTTAACATCTTTAATATAGAAATTCTCAACTGTTTTTTGTCGATTTTTTATTCCTAATGTTACTTCTAAAACAACCCCTTCAGCACTCAATCTTTTAGCTACATCACTATTTTCGATCGTTAAAATATAAATTGGTGAAGCAGGCCAACGGTCAATTTCTAACTGTTTAAAACCAAGTCTTGTCGTGCCTCGAATTTCAAAAGAGACTTCAGGAAAATCATAATCAGGATTATCTAAATCGATATCTTGATAATAGATATTTTCTTTTTTTATCATATTTAGATTATCTAATAGACCAATGTATTTAACTGTTGAGTACAACTCCATATTTGCTGATCTAAAATAAAAATTCGCTAATCTTAGATTTTTACTTAAGAAACATAACATAGCACCAACTGCAGCAGTTGTTTTAGGATCATCAATGCGCTCTTGTTTATGGAAAGGATACCAACCACCAGTATAATAACCATGTAGCGGCAAAACACGTCCTGCCGGGATAGATAAACGAGAACGGAAGTAACTTTGTACACCAGGTAAACGAGATGGTCGTCCGGTCAATAACAGCACATCACATTGGTAACAGCTAATAATTTCAGATAAAGCATCGAACGTTTTACAAATATTATAATAATCACCACGAATAAATAAGTGATGAATACGTTTAAGATTTATTTCAACATTTAAATCAAGAACGGAAAATTCAGGATTATTTAGAGCTCGGCGAACTGGTTCATTAATAAAATTCAGAACATTATCTGTCATCACATTATTTTGTAATAACTCACCAAAAGTCATATTATAAACATGTTTTTCAGCATGTAATGGTTCATAAAGCTCATAAAGTTTTAATACTTGTAATCCGACAGGTGTAAATAACTGTAAAGTTAATTGTTGTCGTAGTACTGCGTCTTGAATTGATACCTGTTGTGAACCAATAATTGTCGATAAAATCGGATTAGGATCAACAAGTCCAACCTGTTTTAATCCATTAGTTAATGAAGTCAAAACAGTATCTTGGATGATATCAAGCAAAATATCATCACCTGCAACTTTAAATCCATCACGAAAACGTTGAGTTGGAACAAGATAAGCATTACTACTATTAAGTTGTTTATTGGCACCATAATCAAGTTCGTAATCATTGATGACCAAATCTGTTGTTCCACCTCCAATATCAACAGTGGCAATTGTTAGTTTCTGTTTATTGGTTTTGTCTGGTCGCACCATTGAAGCAATAAATTCTTCTGAACGGCCATTATAATTGTTTTGCGTTTCGTTAAAGAGATAAACAACTTGTCCGCAAGTTGCTTCATCCCATTGAATATAAACTTCAGGGATATTTGGCCAAATACTTTTCAATTGTTCAGGATTACTAAAATCAATATTATCATCAGAATTATCCCAACCTAAGCTTTTCCAAACTAAGCCAATAGCTTGATAAACACAGCTTTTAAATATCGCTTGTTCTGGTTTTGGCATTGCCGGTGGAATAGTTAGAATAATAGAACGCAAATTACGCGGTGTTCTTGCATGTTCAAGCTTGTTGCGCTGAGCGACACTATTGATTTGCATTAGAGCATGCATCAATACTTCACATAGCATAAATGTCATTAATGAACTACGTGAATATTTTGGGTGAAAAACGGGCATTTTTCGGTCAAATTCTTCCTCAATTTCATTACTGAGGATATGCAGTGCTTCACCATACTCATTGATTAGACTAGAAAACGGCTCTGCGGTTGCAAATGGCTCATGATCACTTTTGACATAATGTGAATTAAAGCGCCAGCCTTGCTCATACTTTTCTTGATCCCATAAATAACGTTTTGGGCTTGAAAGTCCGGTAGCCCCTTCATTTCCTTCACGGCGACTAGCTAGACGGCTCGCTTCTTTTCCGACCCGAACAATACTTGGCCAGCGGAATGTATCTCGTCTTCCACTTTGAAGCGAAAAATGTTCTTTACCAAAAAAAGTTTGTGCAAATTCTACTCGACTCTCAAATGGTTCATTATAAATATGTTCCGGCTGAGTTAAATCCCGAATTTCAAGCTCATAACGACGATTTAAACTATCTTTATCTTGAACGTGATCTTCAATTAATATGCCACAAGTTCTTGAATTACCAACATCTAAAATCATATCAACAGGAATCGATTTAATCACATCATCTCGATTATTTGAAACAATTTTAATTTTTGGTAACTGTAATGAATCAGCTAACAAATTGAGAATATTTAAATAATGTCCATAATAAGCTTTATTAGCTATTTCTAAATTAATATCATCTTTATGTACTTTTAAACGTTCAGCTTGAGGGGCTAATTCTTGAAATAAATCAATTAACCAACTGGTGATCCATTTTTGCTCTAAATACCATGAGACTTGATCTGAACGATGAGCTAAACTAAATACTGCTCCAGTTTTCACATCATTTTCCGTTGGTGCCAAATAAGCAACATCCTGCATATTGGTAAAAATTTTTGTATCAAAGGCAAAGGTAATACGATGAGTATTGCCATCTGGGTCTTCACCTTCTGGAATATTAACAATTCGCACTCGACTCCAGTTATGAGGTCCTTTATCAAAACGCTCTGGTGGAATAGATCTTAAAATTGGAATAGGCAACCAAATACCATCATATAGTTTTAAGGATTGCTCAACACTAATCTCTTGAGTAGGTGTGACAGCAAAAGAGAGATTATCTGGTGCAAAAAATTTACCATTATCGATATCTTCAATTAATCTAACTAACGCTCCACTTTCTGATGGATCAATAAAACAACCATTAACTTTACTGCGCCATTGATTATCTTTCCAATCTATTTTCAATGCAAAATCAAGAAATTGAATTCCACTATTCATGATCAGTGTAACTTCTTGACCATAGTTGCGTATTTCTGGAAGCATATACAATCCTATTGTTTTTTCATCGTAATTGGGAACGAAGTCCCGTTATCATAAATTCCCTGACAATCAGCTTGATTGTCTTTACCTGATTTACACTGAATTTTAGGTAATTGATATTTAGTATTATCACTGCAAATGGCTTCAGAATTGCCAGTAATATTTAAATTAGAATTCTGGATCCCAGTACCCACGTTACCAACACATTTAACACCATCACTGCGAGTAACCGTTACTTCACCATTGCCTTGATTAAAATTATAACTTAACTGCAATGGCTTACCTGTTGCTTTATCTTGAATACCAGCACCAACTGACCATTGACCATTTAAGAAATTCGTTGATCCCTGTTTTAACACGTCAGCAGGTAAGGCTAAATTATTTGCTTGGCTAGCATTTACATTAGGTTGATTACCTTGATCAGAATTACTATTCGTTACGTCAGATTTACTATCTAAATTAGGTGTTGGAGGTACTTGTCCATTTTGATTATCTTTTTTATCATCAGATGGATTTGTATTACTGCCTTTATCATCTTTATCAACCTGATTTCCCTGTTCACCTTGCTCTCCATTATTTCCTTTATCATCAGGTGAAGACGTAGGTTGTGGTTGATCTGTAACACCATCTGGATTTACATTATTAGCCATTCCTTGATCTGGTGCGGTAGCTGCCGAATTATCTACTACAGCTGGATCTGTAGCAATACCATTAACAGGTAGTGCGTTAGGATCTACTGCAACTTTTCCATTTGGTACTACGCCATTAACGATAGTAACAGGTTTATTATTAACCTCTTTGATTTCTGGCTCAGGCTCTTTTTTCTCTTGTTTGTCCTCTTTATCATTTACAACTGTTGGCTCAGGAATATCAACTTTATCATCTAATGATATTTTGGGATCGATAGATATACTTGGGTTCCAGCTACAACCTTTTAACCAAAAAATTGCTAATAATAGTAGTAATAACAAAGGTAATAATCCTAACAACCATATCCACCAGCGCTTCCACCAAGGTTTTTTAACAATAACAGGGGCTTGTACTGGAGCAGTGGCTGCAACCTTTGGAGCAGCTTTTCGAAATGCTTCTAAACAGTAGAAAGGTGAAGTTGCTTGTGGCGTCTGAGGGTTAACAAATCCCCAAAAAGTGATAACAGGTTTACCATTAACAATATAAACAAATTGATTGCTAGGGAAACGTATCGCCATCAAATTCGGTTCAAGACTATTTTCGTTTTGTTTTGGATCGTAAATCAATCGACTAAAAAGTAATTGATCGCCTTCTAGATTAGGATTACTAGCTAATTTTTGGCCTAACTCAATAACTTTACTTTCGAATTCTTTCAGTAAGCCTAATGCAGACTTTTGTTCATCTTCACTAGCTGAAGTCCACGGGATAATATCATATTGACCATCAGGTTGTTCTGAGTCGAAGGGAATGTACCAATCAACAATATTACCTTGATCATTACGTTGAGGTATCGCTAAACAATCAGAGTATTGGCGACCTAATTTAACTCGAAACATTTCACGAATTTGCGAAGCGACAAGATAAGCAGCTTTACCGTCATGTCCGAGCATTTTAAAATCTTTAATATCGCCACTGCGCAATAATGTATTTGCCATATATCCTGATATTCCTTTATTTTAATTATATTTTTTATAATTATTATTTGTATTAAATCAATTCTATCAAAAAAACTAGGTTATTGTCATTGTCAATCAAATAGATATAATATTTTTAGTTATTTTTAATAAGATAAAGATAACTTAATTAGCTATGTTTAATTAAATAACAAAACTCACCATCTGTCATTGATAAATTGAACGATCAATTTGACAAATTATGCTTAAAAAACCCCTTTCCTCAACTTTTTTTGTAAAGTTGTTTAATAAATTCTTCATCAGTTAATACTCGTAAAGGCTGCATATCACTTTCCCCTCTTATAACTAAAGAGGGATCCGAACGTAAACAAGCACCGCCATAATGGCCACCAACAGTAAATGTACAAATTTGTAAATAACGATCATCAACTTTAGGTAAACACCATAGCTCTTGATAAATGTTTTCTTGTTTAGCAAATCGGCCAACCGTTTTATCCAATATTTGCTCATGACAACCAACTAACTCTATATCGCTACCTCTACGCCCAGCAATCGGTTTAATTGCGTAACCTTTTTTAATTAAATTGTCATTGAGTTCAAATGAAGATTCAAGTAAATAGCGGTGGTTAGGAAATAATGACCATAGCACTGGCAAAATAGCTTTATTACTTGGAATCACCGTCCATAAAGGCTCAAAAACCGATACCTCAGGTCGAAGTAATACATCTATTAATCTAACCGAATTTTCCGGATGCCATGTTCTAATTGGTAACCCTGCCACTTGAGCTTCACTTTCTTGGCGAAGTTGTTCAAGTACAGTTTCCCATGCCCAAGTCTTCCATACACAGGTGACCTGGCGTTGCTCATCATCTACTAATCGTCCTCGTTTATCCCAACTGAGTCCCGATAGTCCGCGTAAAATTTTGCTTTCAAATCCGGCTTGAGTTAGTGCTTTTTGCATAAATAATGCATGATAGTTTTCTTCACTATCATTATCTTGCATGAT
This window contains:
- a CDS encoding vWA domain-containing protein: MKKTVISTLIFGFSLTCLPLVSSALEPLKQAGKTTLYQRVLSTPTCELKKNINDATGQSVPAFSRYYVYERKNENNQEWLNVGPDSYGKTVGWINNSCAVAWNMQLTLVFTNPVERDPLLFFKDRDSLSAIVDADKPETLIKPIRDALKENKTTPQVVAQEPKEFIDFKSNFYLLPILQGEEVMNGQGFYERILEVASVSKQETVVKNNNKSTNQSADDNTNQVAPFKAAIVFVIDSTISMDPYISRTKEAVERVYQHIEKEHLQDQVKFGLISFRSSLKASDKLEFVSKVFADPNKVKNKDDFKKLSASLKQASVSTAYFAEDSYAGVSQALNDINWNSFGARYMILITDASAIPGDDKLSSTGMDAAQLRLEAQHKGVAIYALHLKTPSGEKDHQVAAAQYSDLTYNDFIHKSLYYPVNAGDVNEFGKKVDSLAQALSEQVKLAYKGESSVGNALNAKDDDADMLKDALLLSKAMQLAYLGDTKGTKAPTVFKAWIADKDFVKPTIPTAEPRILLTKSQLSDLSDIVTKIANAANDGLISADDMFSQLRSVAAAMGQDPNKLKSDSVTKIADLGLLGEYLDNIPYKSDVTGLDQETWKSMSGIEQEKFIRNLNSKVRYYQKCNADVDRWISLSEGSDPRENVYPVPLEMLP
- a CDS encoding putative virulence factor, with translation MKNLNEQLPKSWEQIYQASAQAIEWVNQTRDSSKRLHNEADNLILDLRRLRNSAKRLGDVSTKSVAVGFFGLSQAGKSYLISALAAGENGKLETVVDNEILDFIDHVNPVGGGKEATGLVTRFSRTAKGGIANYPLELKLFQEIEIVKILINAYFKDFDQQKVINKVEFSELNQLIQRIESKKQVDYTGGITEDDIVDLYDYLSENFGNSLEGLKGGYWEKAMSLLPYLSITDRGTLFSVLWGGISELTAIYIQLATTLSSLNHVNTVYAPLNVLVKDNGDGTKSQIDSIMNVDMLERLNTENDSSVTVTPFNGVPTSISLAQLAFLTAELIFPLVNKTRVPTFENVDLLDFPGYRGRLNLISISDVKEGNPIAQLLLRGKVAYLFEKYTDSQEMNVLVVCTPSDKQSDVNDVGPVLERWIDKTQGETADKRATKKAGLLWAITMFDKRIGASLSLSQDNLRNTWGKGGLLQQTILERFGSYDWLSNWSNDGKFNNVFLVRKPGFDVPFLNVDAKANVELSYNDNYQQEMLMLKNTFVENPDIQEYVNAPDQAWDAMLQLNDGGIGRISQYLEQVAITEVKQQRIVEQLNEQIDYIINIRFDTWYQAGSDEELGKKKQIINNVVKELQGKALLLGELLKVLELPDQTIRALYHSSHMDNDISNTSGDDVIDNSSNDFGLNTDFELFPEVNSPLQPQVVANIASESKFAKNVFTAWLEHLRNIVLDKHILQFFSIDQKALSFIVEELITGANRLKLETSLTEKVLANENVGSKRDELESRQISSINMLLADFIAWLGFIPGQTNDIPDSRVNQGKPIFSSPLTQFSSQLSHPLPVLDDKTKNYSQFAIFDWFIAFATLAQENVGHHAGREISQEQNSRLGEILTCFKESQL
- a CDS encoding virulence factor SrfB, producing MLPEIRNYGQEVTLIMNSGIQFLDFALKIDWKDNQWRSKVNGCFIDPSESGALVRLIEDIDNGKFFAPDNLSFAVTPTQEISVEQSLKLYDGIWLPIPILRSIPPERFDKGPHNWSRVRIVNIPEGEDPDGNTHRITFAFDTKIFTNMQDVAYLAPTENDVKTGAVFSLAHRSDQVSWYLEQKWITSWLIDLFQELAPQAERLKVHKDDINLEIANKAYYGHYLNILNLLADSLQLPKIKIVSNNRDDVIKSIPVDMILDVGNSRTCGILIEDHVQDKDSLNRRYELEIRDLTQPEHIYNEPFESRVEFAQTFFGKEHFSLQSGRRDTFRWPSIVRVGKEASRLASRREGNEGATGLSSPKRYLWDQEKYEQGWRFNSHYVKSDHEPFATAEPFSSLINEYGEALHILSNEIEEEFDRKMPVFHPKYSRSSLMTFMLCEVLMHALMQINSVAQRNKLEHARTPRNLRSIILTIPPAMPKPEQAIFKSCVYQAIGLVWKSLGWDNSDDNIDFSNPEQLKSIWPNIPEVYIQWDEATCGQVVYLFNETQNNYNGRSEEFIASMVRPDKTNKQKLTIATVDIGGGTTDLVINDYELDYGANKQLNSSNAYLVPTQRFRDGFKVAGDDILLDIIQDTVLTSLTNGLKQVGLVDPNPILSTIIGSQQVSIQDAVLRQQLTLQLFTPVGLQVLKLYELYEPLHAEKHVYNMTFGELLQNNVMTDNVLNFINEPVRRALNNPEFSVLDLNVEINLKRIHHLFIRGDYYNICKTFDALSEIISCYQCDVLLLTGRPSRLPGVQSYFRSRLSIPAGRVLPLHGYYTGGWYPFHKQERIDDPKTTAAVGAMLCFLSKNLRLANFYFRSANMELYSTVKYIGLLDNLNMIKKENIYYQDIDLDNPDYDFPEVSFEIRGTTRLGFKQLEIDRWPASPIYILTIENSDVAKRLSAEGVVLEVTLGIKNRQKTVENFYIKDVKASDGRACSKTKDIKLSLNTMVNSGLISTQYWLDSGMIKR
- a CDS encoding SrfA family protein, producing the protein MANTLLRSGDIKDFKMLGHDGKAAYLVASQIREMFRVKLGRQYSDCLAIPQRNDQGNIVDWYIPFDSEQPDGQYDIIPWTSASEDEQKSALGLLKEFESKVIELGQKLASNPNLEGDQLLFSRLIYDPKQNENSLEPNLMAIRFPSNQFVYIVNGKPVITFWGFVNPQTPQATSPFYCLEAFRKAAPKVAATAPVQAPVIVKKPWWKRWWIWLLGLLPLLLLLLLAIFWLKGCSWNPSISIDPKISLDDKVDIPEPTVVNDKEDKQEKKEPEPEIKEVNNKPVTIVNGVVPNGKVAVDPNALPVNGIATDPAVVDNSAATAPDQGMANNVNPDGVTDQPQPTSSPDDKGNNGEQGEQGNQVDKDDKGSNTNPSDDKKDNQNGQVPPTPNLDSKSDVTNSNSDQGNQPNVNASQANNLALPADVLKQGSTNFLNGQWSVGAGIQDKATGKPLQLSYNFNQGNGEVTVTRSDGVKCVGNVGTGIQNSNLNITGNSEAICSDNTKYQLPKIQCKSGKDNQADCQGIYDNGTSFPITMKKQ